The window AGATAAATTTTACCTGGTGTAGGTCATGTCATTTGAATACAGTAATGTAGCCTTCTTTCGGAAAAACTTATCTTTTTAAAGACTAACATCTTTATTGCCGATTCTTAAGTTTTCAATGCTTACTTTCAAAATTATGTTAAGTAATTTTTGAGCTAATCAAACAGTATTGAAATTATAGGTATACAAAAGGACTTGGCTGATCTTGCTAGCAGTAATGATGCAGAAAGTGAAAGTGACCTGAGGGAAAGAACACCAGATACTGAAGACTCCGGGGCCCAATCTCTTCCAGCGACTCAGGGCATGGCAACTTCACATTCAACGTTTAGAGCTGAACCACCTCACTTGCAGTCTTTCCGGTATGTCATTGTCCtacattttgatttttcactCCACTATATTATTCGTcatcagaaattaattaaaagtgtATAGGATTGACTGCATCAAAGATTGAAATGTCATCAGTGCACTACATAACATGGCAAATCTTAGTAAATTGTCTTTTGAGAACTATTTTGCATTAACAGTGTATCAAATTAGTTTCCCATTGGTTGATGGAGCTGTTGTCAGGAATTaggttaaaaatatttactaaaactatggtttatgaattttattcctgttccacCAGCATAGAGAATATTACACCATTTGATTGCTGCATGTTATGTTAAAAGTTTTTCtgtcatttacataatttcattttgtgtACTAGTCTCATGACTAGGTATAAACATATGGCAAGCATTTACAGTACATTTTATCAATTAATGGTATTGGTTTTAGGTTAGAATATGATTTATAGACTCTTGGTCATTTATTGCTggaacatatctctctctctctctctctctctctctctctctctctctctctctctctctctctctctctctctctctctctctctccagtcaattTAAGGTGTTTggttaaattatttattgataattaaaaataattgcaaaattactttggcacctcaacttaacagacaggTTGGGGCTTCCCTTTCTGGTAATTAGCAGAATCTGCACAGTAATAAATACTGGCATACTGTATAGCCTACATGATACAGTACCCTGTCGTTAATTCTCATAGCACTTCAATATTAAGTACTTCATGCCTTTCTTAACTGGtatttttgtaattgtcattcagtttaaaatattaattgtCTCATCATTTGATTTCAGAAATGTACTGCAAAATGAATTGCtactaaaaataaatgtgtgtacagtatttgtaCCTATTTTTGCTTatgatatatgtaaaatattgtacTCAAAACTCATCCAATATAAAAAACATAGTATTTTCGTTTTAAATACAAGTAATTCcaaatactttacaaaaaaaagtctcaggagagagagagagagagagagagagagagagagagagagagagagagagagagagagagagagagagagagagagagagagagatcccaatgCAAATCATGTGTGTGATAACTTGTACATACACCCACATACTGAAAAATGTATAACACTtcattactgtattgtattaagtacagtacaatacagtactgtactgcatcAGGCAAATGTCAAtaaaagtactgagagagagagagacacacaagtaaACATGCACTGAGTGCATAGTTAATTCTAACAtgatacttatatgtatgtatatacttcatacacacaaacatacagactgAAAAGAAGTGTGTACCACTgcatttctatatactgtatcaagtacagtacaatacatTATTGTACTGCATTAAGTAAATGTCAATAAAAGttctgtgtttgagagagagagagagagagagagagagagagagagagagagagagagagagagagagagagagagagagtgatggggGCACTTATCATTTCCCAATGCGAAGTATGTGTACttacagacacgcacacatacacagaccaaaaaatgaatgactgaagtGTGCAAGCAGTAGGGCACAATGGGTCACTTACAGGTTCAAATTGGAAAGTGTtaggtgtgtgtgtttcttcaaTGTCTGATACCTGTAAAACACTTACTGGGGTATTCCGGATGCTCTTGGTCCATTGTCTGGTAACCATAGTGTACTTAGTAGATTACTCCGATAagtgtgaaatatttatattaattttattgaactcTAGCTCGtccagtaaataataaaattttttaatcagaGGTCTGTTCAGTTGAGGTTCCACTGTATTCTTAAATAGTTTAATAATACCACAAAATTTACTGGGGTAGTCAgtagttttttgtagtttttgtagtGTGAGATACActgaaaagatatttaatataCAGGTATTTTTATGGTGTTACAAAAAATACTCCTAACACTTTTTTGTTTACAGTCAAAAACCATCGATTGGTCTACGTGATCCCAAGGCATCAGGTGACAGAATACGACGTGGTAGGATGGAGAAGTCTGAAAGCCAGAGTGGCACAATTGGAAGCAGACATATAACTGTTGCTGCCCTTGAAGTCCATAATGTCAAGAGAGCAATCAATCGATATGGCACTTTACCTAAGGGCGCAAGAATAGGTGCATACTTGGAGTCACTTAGACAAAGTGGGCTCTCACAAGGGGTACCTCCAACCGATGACCAATCTGCTGATCAAGATGAGCAGGAGCGTGGCCAACCTGAAGGACAGGTTGaccaagaagaaaataaggaattagATCAGAATGCTGTTTCAATGATCCGTAGTAATTCCACACAAAGTGGATTCCCTCCACAGTCACCACTCATATCTAGGTTAAGTCCTCGACTTCAGTCATTACGAGGTGATAAGCGAAGTAAAGAGCCATCATTAGCAGATTTAGAGTTTCCACCACCGCCAATGGATTTACCTCCTCCCCCTGATGATTTTATGGAAGAAAATCAGTCCACATCTATGGAGTTTCCCCCACCCCCTGGATCAGATCAAGGCATAGGGACATCTTCTCCAGAGTCTCGCAGGAGACTAGCTCAAAAGCCCATACCTTCGCCTCGAGGACGGCGAAAAACTGAGTATTCATGTATTAGTCCACAGAAGGTACCAACTCAACCTGCGCAAGACAGTCAACAAGGGGCTGGTGAAGGCTCAGAGTCTCCACAAGCTGAAAGAACTACACTTAGTATAACTCGTCAAAAGTTACGAGATTCAGAGGCTGAGAAGCCACCAGTCCGAACTAAGCCAAGCTTAGATTCTAATCTCGACAGTGATGTAAATGATAGTAGCCCAGGATCAAGGTTTGGTGTGAGTTTAAGACATCGTGATCAATCCTCAGATTCCTGTGACAGTTACAAGTCAACAGATAATCTTTCCCCAAGGGCACTGCTGAACAGTTCTAAAGTCAAAGCAAAATCTAGCACTAATCTTGCAAAAAGTCCTGGGTCTTCATCTGCAGATACTGAAGGTTTGCAGACTCCATCATCCCCAGTTGCAGATGAGGCTCAAACACCATCATCGCCTGCGGGAGGAAATGGCAGTCCCCCATCTGTAGATGCAGCATCTTTAGCCTCACGTGATGGTAGTATAGAAGAACTTTCATCAGAAGAGCCAAAGGTAGTTTTGGGATTAGGTATTAATCATGAGGTTAAAGAGAGTTTAGAGTTAAAATTGGTATCAGAGTTAAAGGAGGCCGATGATAAAAAAGAGCAGAGTTCTGAGTCTGTTGTTGTTGAAGAAGGTTCTCCTGATAGTCAGAAGAATCCTGCTGTACAACTTGTATCAGAGCTTTTTGAAAGTTTATGCCAAAAAACCAACAAATCTGGAGATTCTGCACGGATTGATAATGGAAATGTTGTTAATATTGAACAGAATACAAAAAGTGAATCAGAAAATACAATTGTAAAAGACAGTAGTAATCAGATAGGTTTTAAAGCTAGTTTAAAGAAagttaaaagtaattttgaaaagaaCAATTCTGATaaggaacaaaggaaaataaattttaaagctCAGCTTCGAAAGACAGATACCAGTAAGAGTGTAGATGATTGTTTGAATACTGAAAATGATCCACATAGCACTTTAATGGATTTCCGAGCACAACTTAGAAAAACGAATGTCgtaaaagatgatgaaaatgaagccAAAACTCCTGAAGAAGATGCTTCCCCAGCAGATCAgcaggaaaataatgaaagagtgTCAAGTCTAGTaaataagaagaatgaaaataatggaaagaatGAGCAGAGCTGTGACTCGGGAATTAAGAGTGATATTATGAGTGAAAGTGTGACAAGTATTCAGAGTGAAAAGCGTGATAGTATACCAGGTGAGAAACGAGACAGTGTACAAAGTGAtacattaaaagtaaatgaagaagAGGATGCCAAACGTTTTAGCTCAAGTAGCATAAGTAGTTTAAAGAAATTATGGGAAAAGCAGGATGCTGACAAACTTGCCAAGTCTGATCCTAATCAAACTAGTCCCAAGTATGCTCCTTGTGCATACAAACGGCCTGAATTGCCAAAGTTAATAAAGGGAGAAAAAGACTGTAGTACTCCTGACATTCCTCCTTTGAAAAAGACTCCCGAAGATGAAGGTAAAGTAGGGAAATTAGAAAAGAGGATGTGGCCTCCAGTGAGTGGTGAATCAGACCATAAGCCAAGTGATGGGAAGCCCTCTGTGCCTGTCAAGCCTGTGGTGAAGAGCTTTAAACTGCCTCCACCTCCTGCTGGAATTAAACCACCTCCACCAAAGCCAGCTGGAATATATGCTACTCCTTCTGTTATTAGGCCACCAACAGTTCCTGTTATCTCAGTAAAGAAAGAAGGGAAAGATAATGAAAGTAAAGAATCTAAGTTGCTGAAGGAATCTACGCCTCCTGCTACATCAGGAAATCCACCTCCAGCTACAACATCATCTGGAGGAACTCTTCCCAGTGACAGTGTTAGTGGTTCCTCTGGTAGTAGCTCAGAGAAAGCTGGTTTAATAGAGCAAGGAAGGGGTTTAGAAAGCTCCATTGCTTCTTTGAGATCTGAAGGCTCTACTGCCACAGTTGCAGCTTGTATTCAGTCTGCTCAGAAAGTGTCTGGCTTCCACCGTGCATGTGGAGATTACATGGATAACATTCCACCACAGAGTCGGTTTCATATGCGTGAATTACTTACCCGCCTTGAGTTACAAACTAGACAGCTACGTTCGGCAGGTGGACGCTCAATAGAACACAATGAAAAGCTCTTTTTAGAAATAGAAAACACGGTTAAAGACGTAACCAACACAGTACTGCGTTAGACCATAAAAACTAATAGAAACAATTGATTGCAGTTCTgtatattctgaatttttttataagaatactaAAGTGCTGTCTTCTGATGTTTTATAGAAGAGGAGTGGCTCTAGAAAATGGATTTTGTACAGTAGTTTTACAGGAGGTAAATATTGTTCATTGCTCATCAGTCCATAAAATGAAGTCATTACTCAGAATGGTAGTTGTGAGTAGGGGAGAGGATGCTGTGAATTCTGTATAGTTAAGCCTTGATATCACTATATGGTCCAGTGTAGATTCTCATTTTGAATGTGCTAATGACAATACTCTTGCATTTAAAGATGTGTGAAACTGTGTATTGTCTGGGGGTAAAGAGAggttcttttcctcctcttgctCTTGTGTTCTTCTTTGTGGAGATGCCATTCAGATTGAGGAATAGGAGTGAAATTTGTAAtacagtgaatttttaaaatactgtaattgtaaattatataaatttcaagaaCTGTTCACTATCCCATAGAActgttctttgttttgtaatattgtatatgaGACTGCTGAATGCCTGAATGATTAAATGGTTGCATATGTCTACAGCGTGATAGTACCAACCTGTTATGTTGTGTTTACATAactctgaattttattattacagtacgAATTTGATAGAAACATGAAAGGTCTTATTTAATTGGGAGAAAATCGTTAGTTTCATTAGGTAGCTTTTCGGGCATGAAGTTTTTCATTCAAAGGTGACAGCTATGTAAAGAGGATATTGATAAATTCTGGTTGGTGCTTTTGTAGCCTAGGTTGGTTGCCATTTTAATTGGGATATTACCAatgattggattttttttttccttttaaagtctGTCATTGATGTATTCTTAATACTGAAGGATTCATTGCTGTTTTATACAAATgctagtctttttttattatgtatttagaGATCAGCAGTGAATGATTGCCTACTCATTTTTTGGAAAGTGAATTAACACAGCCAGTGAGTGTGTTGTGGGTGCTTCTATGTCCATGGATCTTAATCAGGGACATGTTCTTTAGGACACAGTGCTGTGTATCTTTAAATAGCAAAACTTAAGTATATCTTCTGTTGTACAGCTGTTTACACATTTTCTACAATGCATAGTCTTCTGAGCTATGCTCATTTTACATAATGTGATGGCATTCCTACACTGTTGTATACATTTTTCCAAAGTTAAAAGTAAGCCATCATATGGTACAGTGCTTTGCCCTACAGAATACACCCCTTGTGCACTTTTCACTtaattctattaatatttttgtcaataCTTGTCAATTATGATCATTTGGAGCCTCAtactttgcttttctcttttgtatttccatcatgtattttatgttgttattgtGTTGTGCTACTCTTGGCTTTCCTGTTCCATTCTCTCAAATGTataataattcatcatcatcacatttcATCATCACTGACTTCATGATCACAGTTGTCACCATCATTATTGCTGTCATTTCATTGTCTTGGATTCATTCATGTAAGCCACATCCCattcataaaacttttaattagGCCTCTTCATTTTATTGACCTCATATTGAtagtgtacagtatttttattttttcttttctatgacATAGAGTTTTCTTACTCTTGGAATCTTGGTTGCTCGATGTTTCATAAAAAGAAGGATAATCTTGCCAACAAGCAGTCTTTGAGTTTAAAGAAGTGTTGTCGATAACTATGAAAGTGGATTTGATTTTGTGATATTAGCATGTCTTGTAGGCCCATTCTTTTGCGCATATATTGAAAAcataaggaataataaaaacaatggacAAAAACATAGCTGATTGTGTATTAAATGACATAAGTgttcttatgtatatgtatcaggTTAATTGACGATAcaatatgtataaaactgaacTGTATATTTAGGCTAGCAAATGGTTTGGAGTGTAATCTCTTCGGTAGAGTAGCATCATCAGCtatttgtgaatttattattGGTTATGTGAATAGGTTTATGCCatgtacatgaaaaaattattttctgaagtaATCCAAGCCTGTTTTTGTGCTGTTTTCCCCCTCCAACTCCTATGGAGTTGATAATGATGGGAGGGAACATTCTTGTGGTGTGTTTACATCTCTTTACATTTGTGGTTGATGATgcttgaataaaagaaagaaaactgaaatgttaaACATAGAGGTCAAAATGtattgtttgtttctgtgtgATGTTAACTACCTTTTACCGTCAAGGTACATAAAGTCTGCAGAGTGTCTACACTTGTGTGTCTTGGTTAGATACATTAGTAATGTAGATTTTTACTTTGGATGTGTAACATAATGTAAACTACTAAAAGGCCATTGGAATATTTCATATGATTTCAGAAATTTGCTCCATGGGATGGTCACATCATTTAACGaactatatttttatcacaagGAAATTTAAAGACAATGTAAGAGTTGGAGTAATTGGTCGTAAAGAAGCAATATTGCAATATGTTATTTCTAACATTGGAAATGGTAGTTAGGTTTTgggattttcaaagattttttaatGGCTTTTTAATACCCCCAGTTCATAATGTACAGCAGTTATTATGTCAAGAAGTATtatgaacatttatataaataaacttttgacAGTCATTTTTTTGAGAATGAgtaaaaatgttaataacatACTGTGATACTGCCTGCATTTCATTGAACCTTGTAAGATGAGAAAACTTGACCACAGATTACAGGTTTGTTCTTACAACTACAaacctcctcttccctctcctttctttccacattggaaaatgaatgaatgtttttcaTAGCTCCATGAGGGTGCAGGTACATCCAGTTTTACAGCATTTacaaactttaaaattttgtttgaaagctaatttttattttttggagtttctttttttgcatatatgATTATTGCAGTAATTATTGTAGGGTATATTATTGTGTTTTGAGGCTATGGTATCAGGGGTTTAATTAAGAATGCAAACTTGCatcagttaattatttttactttggtattattgttattcctatttttcttttgccaATTACGAATGCGACAGGTATGCAACAACTTCTGATCATTCAGGaataaatagattttaattttttaaagcatACTAAACTTGGTCAgtgaatattgtatttttataagattgtgtgtaattgcatttgtattttgtgggggctttattattataaagtaaattaGACATCAGTATATTGTTTGATGGGAAATTAATTTATGCAGTTGCTTGGGACTCACTTGAATTGTCTTGAGGTCTATTTTGGCAGTTTACTTAGAAAATAATCATTGAATTTCAACTTTGTGCCATTGAATGTCTTTTCTTAGCTATCCCCACACTTGTACGTCAGTGTATCCTTGCCTGGGGTAGCTGCCATATCATGAATGTTCAATGCACGCTCACTTAAATAGAAACAGAgtttcattttaaactgaatgCATTAGTATTGGATGTGGTACGCATCAAGTCATTCATCATTGCTACATTGTATGATAAATTCTCATATTCATTTGACTGAGTTCTTCACAGCTTGGTTACTGTAAGGAGACCGACTACAAGCATATTGTACAAACAGCTTTGGATCAAAGGATCTTTTATCCATAAAGGAAATCTAACAGGAAGTCTTTTTGTAGATCACTGTTCTAAGTATTGCGTATACAGAGCATCTTTAAATATTTctattgcatttgtttttttaaaatgagGACTTAGTTTACTTTCAGGTGATAATATACTTGTGTAACCAAATCCCAGATGTAAACCTTTGTGCAACAGTATTAAGTTGACAGTGATGTTAACAGTTCTGCAGTTATCATTATTTGGCCTTGACTGTTGTAGCTGTATTGTTATTGGCTAGTTTCATTTTGGATCAATGCTACAGTAACATTGCCTGTAAATGGAACAACACTGTCATCTGGCATATTGTGTTGTATATGTTCAATGTCACTTCAGTTTAATAATCTTAATTGTCAGTGAAGTTGATGCAAATGTATCATATCATTCAGTTCTCACAAATACAAACGTGATTTGAATAACATTATTGGCAGAAAAAGTCCCGGTCCAATAACGGTAAGTGAACCAGAACTCTGTGGCACATCTGTTAGCTTAAGGTGTGTGTTTGCTTCACTTCATTGCATATAAGGCCATTTTAGGCCTTAAAATTTTGGACCTGAAATTGTTTCAGTGGTTTGTTGTCAGCCTCAAAGTTTTACCAACTACATTTCTGACAGCATCCAGTTAGCAGTGGTTGTTGTACCAAGGATTTAAGGAAAACAGCCTTTCAAGTATTTCTTGGGTTGCTGTCATTTGTGTGGATGTGTGAAATTTAGCCTTTTTCTGAACCAGTGTTCAGTACAAGTAGAACATGGCTCGAGTTTCCCTTAAGGAGCTTTTGAACATTGTCCAGTTGACATTGAGTCACAAACTGAGGCTAAAGTTGTTACAGCGGTATCCCATTTgtgtcttttcatattttgggGAACAACTCTGTTAGAGATTGCATTTTTATCAGCTTTagagtaattatattttttactatatgtgaggaaaaatttaatgtttattaggTCTTGAATTTAAAGGAAGGTAATTCTGATCCACAGCAGTGCGTATCCACTCAATTGTGTTTATTCCCTTAGGATGTATTTGCAAGAATCTTATGCTATGTTGGTATACTGTGGAAAATGTCTTGTGCTATTGGAAATACCGTACATGTGAATAAagttttcaaggatttttttatgtgtatatatagaggcAGAGCATTATATGAGGGGAAACCTGTGGAGGGTGAGATCTTTTACataatgaaaactttctgtatatTAACGGTTCAGGCCAGAGAAGCAGCAACTAGGGTTTTGTTAGTAATTTATTTGCCAACATTCTGTGatttattttcatgctttcatgtcTTTGGTACCAACAGTGGTATACTCACATTTTTAtgaaacatatttaaatataatcaaataaaaagaaaaaactctgaaGGAGCTGGttcttttattactaatttttttcaaccttttactATGCAGTGCCTTTGCAGAATTATTACAAATGTTAACTAATGGAAGCAGAATAACAGGGAGGCTTATTTCATACAGGATGGCACACAACTGTAATTTAGATACTGTGACAGAACGTGGATGCTTGTTgtatctaaataaaataataataaatatgtcttgaaaattaatgttactgAAAACAGAAGAATTATTGGAAAAACCGTATTATTCTTTAATATGGATAAATGTGATAGAGAAGAAATACTAGTGAGAGATGCAAgataatattacatataataaagaAGTACACATTAATCACTCTTAGTAAGAGGGGAAAACAGTCGAGGAAATCCCTAATGCAAACACACCTGGAGGGGGTGTGGTTAGTAAATTCAAGTTTGAACTCTTAACCATTCTGCAGCAAATGCTTTCTCATGTCTTGTCAGCTTTTTACATTGAAGAGACCAGAAGGAGTAATAACATAAAGGCAGGGACTGTGATGCCCTACAATATCTACAATATATACAGCAAAGAGATGGATGTTGTTATTTGATAGTAGTACGGTCATGGAACTTTTCATCATGTACTTTAAAATGCTTTTGTCCTAATTCTTCAGATACATgcacattattataaattttttttagaaatattaaggCACATATCAGGATACTCTTGAAAGTATACTTCAATCAACATAACAATACTGAAAAACATATGACTTTTCATCAGATTCATGGTATGTTCATTTCccagttttaaaattattaaccaaacaaCATACATTTCAAAGGAATGATGTGTTTATGGATGGAATTCTCTTTCCTCCATGATTCCTTGTCCTTTTATGGAGGAAGAAGCATGGCAAGTGGTAAATTCTGATTTATTCACATGAATTTATTGACTGATATGTTcgtacagaaatacaaaccatcaccttttatgtgTAAGCTGGAATTGATCATTGAAAAATGGAAACAGGTGGGTAAATTGGGGGAACCCCCACTTACCTGCTGTCACCTAACATCTCTTCGTCAGTCACTGTCAAGTGACAATGTCTTGCTATACTCCAGCTGACTGCCAATTTGAAAGTTAGTTTTTTCTTCTATATGAATGATATTTCTTGTGAATTATGGATGGGCTGAAGAGGAATCAACAGCTTAGGTTTAAGGGACACTAGCGTGTGGTTGCTTCATGACTTGTGTGTCTGTGGATCCTGCTGATATTGTTCATTCCATAGGGGTAGGGCTTGCAGTCCTGAGGGAGAGTTTAAGTTGGTGCCTTTCACTGTTGGATTGGTTAGGGAACAAAAGGAGGAAGAACACTAAAATGACTTTGGTTACTGTTCCACTTTGTACACCTCCGGCCTGGTTCCAGGGAGGTAATGAGTGGGAAGGCGGGTGGTCAACGCATCCTCTTGTCTAATGACTTATGAGTCACTTATGCATGCTGGGCTCTCCCCAGGTGATACCCTGATGCATGCATGCATCTCACCATCCCTGCTACGTAGGCTGCTCCAGGGATTGACAACCTCAGTTGAGTACTTCTGGCAGATGTGGTCTTCCTTTGGTATTCCAGGAGCCCATCATTTGCTTCTTTTCTGGATCACTTAGCCTTGACTAAGGATCTTCATATGCTGTTGCTGCACCTGTGGCATCAACCATGGTTTGTGCTCCATCAGTATCTGCTTCCTCACGTCAACCAGTTCTTATCTGTTAGAGGAGAGTAAGACACGTAGGAGTGAAGCGAATAGATGCAGGCACacttattcctcttcctccttttcgttggcctcttccttcccttcttcatTTTCTACTTCTTCATCTTGCTGGAAGTAGGAGAGTTAGTCCAAGGATCCCTCTCATGAGAGGTCTTGCTGGACTTAAAGTGAGTGTCTTAACCCTTCTAGGGTCTGTAGTGGTGTTTGCTCACCTGCAGGTGGGGGCATCTACCAGAGGGAGAGTTGAATCGGTGGTTCCTGAGTGTGCCCTACTAATGATTACTTGTCTCACCTTGACCAGCTCTCCTGCACAATTATAAGAGAATAAGACACTTGTATGTGGTGTTAACTCACCTGTGGGTAACCAAATGCTCCATATGAGTGTGCATAATAGCACTCTCCAGTGGCCTCTATTAGTTCAGCTTTAGTTCAGCTTTTGCCAATCACAGGGAGTTTTGCAGGATGGATGACCACAATCCAGAACCTCATTCTGTCCATGGCTTATTGATTGGTACCGTTGGAACTGATTGTGCACCACTTTCCTGTGAGCAAAAACAGGGGCAGGTGGAGTGTCATCTTCTCTTGGGAAAGGATCATTCTTGCATTTCAGAGATACAGTACAGGACCTGAGGGTCCTACTCTGTCAGGACTCCAGCAGGTAAGATTTGGatcaacattttaaaaagatttttgagCTCTTTTGTCAGCATACTGATTTGGGGGAGGTAATCCCTGCTCCTCATCTGAACCAGTTGAGCTCACCCTTGGGTGCATTCTTGAAATGAAACTGCTGTTCAGACTACCGTGGTCATAGCTAGCTTGTATTTTGGACTAAGTGAATGGTCTTACCTTTGAATCAGAGAGTTCTCTGTTGTCTAGCAAATCGAACATGCTCCTTAACTCACTGTTGATAAACTAGAAGAGATTCTGTGAGCTTGGGAATGCCAAGGCTATGCCTTGCGGTTGGACTTCTCAGTCCGTGAATAAATGAACGAACTCCCCATAGAGACTCCAACAGGTAGAAATGTCCCCATTGGCAGTGGAGTCAAGAACCAAGGTCACCTTTCAGACAGAATTATGGCTCGGATTTTTGTTGAACACACTGGTTAATTTCGCCATCACTGC of the Macrobrachium rosenbergii isolate ZJJX-2024 chromosome 16, ASM4041242v1, whole genome shotgun sequence genome contains:
- the Abl gene encoding tyrosine-protein kinase ABL1 isoform X5, producing MGGQQGKERHIIGSGSGTITRSTKARYRSGREIRTTGANIFTEHNGDGEVLAASDWGLRGAPIFASGGRRGVGDPHSPPHHAHVPPYQAHPSALPRYTSNTSTTIVIGEALLAARPLPDLPDLVSGSAGGVGLDAMGGPGPPDGGQPHMGGTFTAIQPSSAATHPQAANLPVATPSSSPSPAQVTSVQASDVVATKWHSRENLLAPEEEGDPQLFVALYEFRAQGDNQLSLRKGEQVRVLSYNKSGEWCEAHAPSGEVGWVPSNYITPVNSLEKHSWYHGPISRNTAEYLLSSGINGSFLVRESESSPGQRSISLRYDGRVYHYRINEDENSKLYVSSEFRFNTLAELAHHHSQHADGLITQLLYPAPKRNKPTVFGLTPGNNDSGPTLFGLNSAEPDEWEIERTDIAMKHKLGGGQYGDVYEALWKRHNIYVAVKTLKEDTMALKDFLEEAAIMKAMKHPNLVQLLGVCTREPPFYIVTEFMTRGNLLDYLRNCSHDEVNEVVLLYMATQVASAMEYLEERNFIHRDLAARNCLVGENHLVKVADFGLARLMRDDTYTAHAGAKFPIKWTAPEGLAYNKFSTKSDVWAFGILLWEIATYGVSPYPGVDLTNVYHLLESGYRMDCPQGCPTRVYDLMKQCWLWNAGDRPTFSHIHHALETMFQETSITEEVEQQLAAGGGRRVRGTSSGPHQQWNEEQLPTSPRTSSARQRSNKNKHGAVEEGSSPNLPREVRPSPGILSARSTVVQLRRTTNKKGKQAPAPPKRTSSFRDSTCTDQELPGGMAGDELNEFNGIDKIFEGIQKDLADLASSNDAESESDLRERTPDTEDSGAQSLPATQGMATSHSTFRAEPPHLQSFRQKPSIGLRDPKASGDRIRRGRMEKSESQSGTIGSRHITVAALEVHNVKRAINRYGTLPKGARIGAYLESLRQSGLSQGVPPTDDQSADQDEQERGQPEGQVDQEENKELDQNAVSMIRSNSTQSGFPPQSPLISRLSPRLQSLRGDKRSKEPSLADLEFPPPPMDLPPPPDDFMEENQSTSMEFPPPPGSDQGIGTSSPESRRRLAQKPIPSPRGRRKTEYSCISPQKVPTQPAQDSQQGAGEGSESPQAERTTLSITRQKLRDSEAEKPPVRTKPSLDSNLDSDVNDSSPGSRFGVSLRHRDQSSDSCDSYKSTDNLSPRALLNSSKVKAKSSTNLAKSPGSSSADTEGLQTPSSPVADEAQTPSSPAGGNGSPPSVDAASLASRDGSIEELSSEEPKVVLGLGINHEVKESLELKLVSELKEADDKKEQSSESVVVEEGSPDSQKNPAVQLVSELFESLCQKTNKSGDSARIDNGNVVNIEQNTKSESENTIVKDSSNQIGFKASLKKVKSNFEKNNSDKEQRKINFKAQLRKTDTSKSVDDCLNTENDPHSTLMDFRAQLRKTNVVKDDENEAKTPEEDASPADQQENNERVSSLVNKKNENNGKNEQSCDSGIKSDIMSESVTSIQSEKRDSIPGEKRDSVQSDTLKVNEEEDAKRFSSSSISSLKKLWEKQDADKLAKSDPNQTSPKYAPCAYKRPELPKLIKGEKDCSTPDIPPLKKTPEDEGKVGKLEKRMWPPVSGESDHKPSDGKPSVPVKPVVKSFKLPPPPAGIKPPPPKPAGIYATPSVIRPPTVPVISVKKEGKDNESKESKLLKESTPPATSGNPPPATTSSGGTLPSDSVSGSSGSSSEKAGLIEQGRGLESSIASLRSEGSTATVAACIQSAQKVSGFHRACGDYMDNIPPQSRFHMRELLTRLELQTRQLRSAGGRSIEHNEKLFLEIENTVKDVTNTVLR